Genomic window (Bosea vaviloviae):
CACCGCCATTGGCGCCGCTCGAACGCCGCCTGCGCACCCAATTGCGGCGCGGCCAGCAGGGCGTCGAGGCGGTGATCGATCTGCACGGCATGCGCCAGGACGAAGCGCATCTGGCATTGCGCGCCTTTCTGCGGCGCGAGCAGGCGCGCGGCTGCAAGCTCGCGCTGGTCGTCACCGGCAAGGGCGCGGCTGGAGACAGCCTGTTCGGCGAGGAACGCGGAGTGCTGCGCCGCATGGTGCCGCATTGGCTGCGCCTGCCCGATCTGCGTCCGCTGGTCGTCGGCTTCGAGGAGGCCGAGCAGCGCCATGGCGGAACAGGGGCGCTCTATATACGCCTGCGCCGCCAGCGCGAGATCGGGCCATGACCCCCTTCGGCCAGAGGGTGCGGGCCCTGCGCGCGGCCCGTGGCGTCACCTTGGCGCAAATGGCGGGCTCGCTCGGCGTCACCCCGGCCTATCTCTCGGCGCTGGAACACGGCAAGCGCGGTCGGCCGACCTTCGTGCTGATCCAGGGCGTCATCCATGTGCTGGGCGTGATCTGGGACGAGGCGGATGAATTGGTGCGCCTTGCCGATCTCTCGCATCCGCGGGTCACGGTCGATACGGCCGGCCTCGATGCCGAGGCGACGCTGCTCGCCAACCGCCTCGCCCG
Coding sequences:
- a CDS encoding Smr/MutS family protein; its protein translation is MRSRRGKTLSPADIALWREVARSVTPLPGRKPVEPEQPEPAAPTPIMAEATIPAVAAKLAQSRPAPPPLAPLERRLRTQLRRGQQGVEAVIDLHGMRQDEAHLALRAFLRREQARGCKLALVVTGKGAAGDSLFGEERGVLRRMVPHWLRLPDLRPLVVGFEEAEQRHGGTGALYIRLRRQREIGP
- a CDS encoding helix-turn-helix domain-containing protein, with translation MTPFGQRVRALRAARGVTLAQMAGSLGVTPAYLSALEHGKRGRPTFVLIQGVIHVLGVIWDEADELVRLADLSHPRVTVDTAGLDAEATLLANRLAREIAVLEPDELKRLADILDEAAIRRAAAPD